The following is a genomic window from Pseudomonas sp. FP2335.
ACCTTCAAGGCTTCGCTGTTCATGGCGGCGGGCATCATCGACCACGAAAGCGGCACCCGTGACATTCGCAAACTCAGTGGTCTGGTGCGTTTGATCCCGTTTACCGCGACCCTGGCGATGGTCGCCAGTGCGTCCATGGCGGGCGTGCCGCTGCTTAACGGTTTTCTGTCCAAAGAAATGTTCTTCGCCGAAACCGTGTTCATCTCGGCGACCAAGTGGGTGGAAATCACCCTGCCGGTGATCGCCACCATCGCCGGTACGTTCAGCGTGGCCTACGCGCTGCGCTTCACGGTCGATGTGTTCTTCGGCCCGACAGCCACCAACCTGCCCCATACGCCACACGAACCGCCGCGCTGGATGCGCGCGCCGGTGGAACTGCTGGTGTTCACCTGCCTGCTGGTAGGGATCTTCCCGGCGCAGATGGTCGGCTCGATCCTCGCTGCCGCCGCACTGCCCGTGGTGGGCGGCGTGCTGCCGCAGTACAGCCTGGCGATCTGGCACGGCTGGAACGCGCCGATGATCATGAGCCTGGTGGCGATGTCCTGCGGCGTGGTGCTCTACCTGTTGCTGCGCAAGCAACTCAAGCGCGGGCGCTTCGATTACCCGCCGATCATCAGCTACTTCAACGGCAAGCGCGGCTTCGAGCGCTGCCTGGTTGTGATGATGCGCGGTGCACGCAAGATCGAAAAACGCATCAGCACCAAACGCCTGCAAACCCAGCTGTTCCTGCTGGTGTTGGCGGCGGTGGTCGCAGGCCTCATCCCGATGCTGCACAGCAGCCTCAGCTGGGGCGACCGGCCGAAGATCCCCGGTTCCATCGTGTTCGTTACCTTGTGGCTGCTGGCGATTGCCTGCGCCGTCGGCGCCGCGTGGCAAGCCAAGTATCACCGGCTGGCAGCCCTGACCATGGTCAGCGTGTGCGGCCTGATGACCTGCATCACGTTCGTGTGGTTCTCCGCGCCGGACCTGGCCTTGACCCAACTGGTGGTGGAAGTGGTGACCACCGTGCTGATCCTGCTGGGCTTGCGTTGGTTGCCACGACGGATCGAAGAGGTTTCGCCCCTGCCGGGCAGCCTGCGCAAGGCGCGGATTCGCCGGGTGCGCGACTTTCTGCTGTCCACCGTGGTAGGCGGCGGCATGGCGTTGCTGTCCTACGCGATGCTGACGCGCCAGACGCCCAACGATATTTCCTCGTTCTACCTCAGCCGCGCCCTGCCCGAAGGCGGCGGCAGCAATGTGGTCAACGTGATGCTGGTGGACTTCCGCGGCTTCGACACCCTCGGCGAAATCACCGTGCTCGGCGCCGTGGCGCTGACGGTGTACGCGCTGCTGCGACGTTTCCGCCCGTCCAAGGAGAGCATGCAACTGCCCGCGCAACAGCGTCAGTTGGCCCCGGACGTGGCCACTGACCTGGTCAACCCGCGCCAGGCCAGCGACACCGCGCTGGGCTTCATGATGGTGCCCGCAGTGCTGGTGCGCCTGCTGCTGCCGATTGCGCTGGTGGTGTCGTTCTACTTGTTCATGCGCGGCCACAACCAACCGGGCGGCGGGTTTGTCGCCGGGCTGGTGATGTCGGTGGCGTTCATCCTGCAATACATGGTCGCCGGTACGCAGTGGGTCGAGGCGCAGATGAGCCTGCGGCCGATGCGCTGGATGGGCTTCGGCCTGCTGTCGGCGACGCTGACCGGGCTGGGTGCGCTGTTTGTCGGCTACCCGTTCCTGACCACCCACACCTGGCATTTCAGCCTGCCGCTGCTGGGCGACATTCATGTGGCCAGCGCGCTGTTCTTTGACGTCGGCGTGTACGCCATGGTGGTCGGCTCGACGCTGCTGATGCTCACCGCCCTCGGTCACCAATCGGTGCGCGCACACAAACCAAGCAACCAGGCCAAAGTGGTTGCCGCAACGGAAGGAGCCGCCTGATGGAAGAAGTCATCGCAATTGCCATCGGGGTCCTCGCGGCCTCCGGTGTGTGGCTGATCCTGCGGCCACGGACATTCCAGGTGGTGATGGGCCTGTGCCTGCTGTCGTATGGGGTCAACCTGTTCATCTTCAGCATGGGCAGCCTGTTTATCGGCAAGGAGCCGATCATCAAGGACGGCGTGCCGCAAGACCTGCTCAACTACACCGATCCGCTGCCCCAGGCCCTGGTGCTGACGGCCATCGTAATCAGCTTCGCCATGACCGCGTTGTTCCTGGTGGTGCTGCTCGCCTCCCGGGGCCTGACCGGCACGGACCACGTCGACGGCCGGGAGCCCAAGGAATGAATTGGGTCAACCAACTGATCATCGCCCCGATCCTGCTGCCGCTGCTCACCGCTGCACTGATGTTGATGCTCGGCGAAAAACGCCGGCCGCTGAAAGCCAAGATCAACCTGTTCTCCAGCGTGCTGGGCCTGGGGATTGCGGTGCTGTTGCTGTACTGGACGCAAAAAGGCGGCCCCGGTTCGATTGGCGTGTACCTGCCGGGCAACTGGCAGGTGCCATTCGGCATCGTGCTGGTGGTGGACCAACTGTCGGCGCTGATGCTGGTACTCACCGGCATCATCGGCGTGAGCGCGCTGCTGTTCGCCATGGCCCGCTGGGACCGTGCCGGCACCAGTTTCCACGCCTTGTTCCAGGTGCAGATGATGGGCCTGTACGGCGCCTTCCTCACCGCCGACCTGTTCAACCTGTTCGTGTTCTTCGAGGTGCTGCTGGCGGCATCCTACGGCCTGATGCTGCACGGCTCGGGCCGTGCGCGGGTGTCGGCAGGGCTGCATTACATCGCAATCAACCTGCTGGCCTCGTCGCTGTTCCTGATTGGCGCGGCGATGATCTACGGTGTCACGGGTACGCTGAACTTTGCCGACCTGGCGCTGAAAATTCCGCTGGTGCCGGAGGCGGATCGTGGCCTGCTGCATGCGGGGGCGGCGATCCTCGCCACCGCGTTCCTGGCCAAGGCCGGCATGTGGCCGCTGAACTTCTGGCTGGCTCCTGCCTATTCCTCGGCGAGTGCGCCGGTGGCGGCGATGTTTGCGATCATGACCAAGGTCGGCGTATACACCGTGCTGCGCTTGTGGACGCTGCTGTTCTCCGGCCAGGCCGGTGCGTCGGCGCTGTTTGGCGGTGACTGGTTGGTGTACGGCGGCATGGCAACCATTATCGGCGCGGCGCTGGCGATGGTCGCGGCACAACGGCTGGAGCGCATGGCCAGCTTGAGCATCCTGGTGTCGGCGGGGATCTTGCTGTCGGCCGTGGGTTTCGCCCAGCCGAGCCTGACAGCAGGCGCGCTGTTTTATCTGGTCAGCTCGACCCTGGCGTTGAGTGCGCTGTTCCTGCTGGCGGAGTTGATCGAGCGTTCGCGTTCGGCCAACGACTTGCCGCTGGATGAGGAAATCGATGCGCTGCCCAAGGCCATGGAATCCCTGCATCCGCGTCCGGGGGTGAACCTGGATGATGAACAGCAAGCCGTGGTCGGCCAGGTGATCCCCTGGACCATGGCGTTCCTCGGCTTGAGCTTTATCGCCTGCGCGTTGCTGATCATCGGCATGCCGCCGTTGTCCGGGTTTATCGGCAAGCTGAGTTTGCTCAGCGCGCTGATCAATCCACTGGGCCTGGGCGTGAGCGTCGACGCGCCGATCCGTCCGGCAGCCTGGGGCCTGGTGGTGCTGCTGGTGCTCTCTGGCCTGGCCTCGTTGATCGCGTTCGCGCGCCTGGGCATCCAGCGCTTCTGGACGCCGGAAGAGCGCCCCTCGCCGCTGCTGCGCCGCTATGAGTGCGTGCCGATCTTCTTCCTGCTCGGGTTGAGTATCCTGTTGACCTTCAAGGCCGAACCGCTGATGCGCTACACCCAGGCCACGGCCGTGAGCCTGAACAACCCCGAGCACTACGTGATGGCGGTGATGGCCACGCGTCCGGTGCCGAGCCCCGAAGCGAAGAGCGCCGCGCTGGAGGTGCAGCCATGAAACGCCTGTTCCCTGCTCCGTGGCTGTCGTTGGCTCTGTGGTTGTTATGGCTGGTGCTGAACCTGTCGGTGAGCCCCGGCAACCTGCTGCTCGGCGCGTTGTTGGGCGTTCTCGCGCCGTTGCTGATGGCGCCGCTGCGGCCGTTGCCGATCCGCATCCGCCGCCCCGGGGTGATCATCCGCCTGTTCTTCGTGGTCGGCCGCGACGTGATCGCGTCCAACCTGCAAGTGGCCTGGGGCGTGCTGACCTGCGGCACACGCCCACCGCGTTCGCGCTTTATCAAGATCCCCCTGGACCTGCGCGACGCCAACGGCCTCGCCGCGCTGTCGATGATCACCACCGTGGTGCCCGGCACCATCTGGTCGGAACTGGCGCTGGACCGCAGCATCCTGCTGTTGCACGTGTTCGACCTGGAGGATGAAGCGGCGTTTATCGAGCACTTCAAATCCACCTACGAGCGGCCCCTGATGGAGATCTTCGAATGAGCGCCCTGCTCTCCAATGCGATCCTGTTCAGCCTGTTCCTGTTTTCCCTGGCCATGGTGCTGACCCTGGTGCGCCTGTTCAAGGGCCCCTCGGCCCAGGACCGGGTCCTGGCGCTGGACTACCTGTACATGCTGGCGATGCTGATGATGCTGGTGCTGGGCATTCGTTACGCCAGTGACACCTACTTTGAAGCGGCGCTGTTGATTGCACTGTTTGGCTTCGTGGGCTCGTTTGCCCTGGCGAAATTCCTGCTGCGTGGCGAGGTGATTGAATGATGCCGTTATGGGTGGAAGTGATCGTGGCCGTGCTGCTGGTGTCGAGCAGCGTGTTCGCCTTGATCGGCGCAATCGGCTTGTTGCGCATGAAGGACTTTTTTCAACGCATGCACCCGCCGGCGCTGGCTTCGACGTTGGGCGCGTGGTGTGTGGCATTGGCGTCGATTGTGTACTTTTCGGCACTCAAGTCCGGGCCGGTGTTGCACGGCTGGTTGATTCCGATTTTGTTGTCGATCACGGTGCCGGTGACCACATTGCTGCTGGCGCGCACGGCACTGTTCCGTAAGCGCATGGCGGGTGATGATGTGCCTGCCGAAGTCAGCAGCCGCCGCTGATCGCTCAAGTGAACACAGTATAAATGTGGGAACGGGCTTGTGTGGGAGCGGGCTTGCTCGCGAATACGGTGTATCAGTCGCCAGATTTGTTGACGGACACTCCGCTTTCGCGAGCAAGCCCGCTCCCACACAAGCCAGCTTCCACAGTGGATCGAGTGAGCCGTTAAAACGATGTGCAAAAAAAAACGCCCCGAACCAGTCGGGGCGTTTTTTATTCAGCCTTTAGCAATCAAGCCTGATCAGCCAAGCGCCACGTCGTCCCACCCTTGCCGTCTTCCAACACCACGCCCATGGCGGTGAGTTGGTCACGGATACGGTCGGATTCCGCCCAGTCCTTGTTGGCCCGTGCGTTCAGGCGCGCCTGGATCAGCGCATCGACTTCAGCCGCATCCACACGCCCTTCGGCGCCGGCCTGGAGGAAGTCATCGGCTTCCATCTGCAACACGCCCAGCACGCTGGCCAGTTCTTTCAGGCGTGCGGCAAGGCCAGCGGCGGCGTCGAGATCGCTCTCGCGCAGGCGGTTGATCTCGCGCACCATCTCGAACAGCACGGCGCAGGCTTCTGGGGTGCCGAAGTCGTCGTTCATCACCTGGGTGAAGCGCTCAACGAACGCTTCGCCACCGGCCGGAGCAACCACCGGCAAGCCTTTCAACGCGTGGTAGAACCGCTCCAGCGCGCCCTTGGCGTCCTTGAGGTTGTCTTCCGAGTAGTTGATCGCACTGCGGTAGTGGCTCGACACCAGCAGGTAACGCACCACTTCCGGGTGATACTTTGCCAGCACGTCGCGGATGGTGAAGAAGTTGTTCAAGGACTTGGACATCTTCTCGCCATTGATGCGAATCATGCCGCAATGCATCCAGGCATTGGCGTAGGTCTTGCCGGTGGCGGCTTCGCTCTGGGCGATTTCGTTTTCGTGGTGCGGGAACTCGAGGTCGCTGCCGCCGCCATGAATGTCGAACGTCTCGCCCAGGCAGCAGGTGGACATCACCGAGCATTCGATGTGCCAGCCCGGCCGCCCGGCGCCCCATGGCGACTCCCAGCTCGGCTCGCCCGGCTTGGTGCCTTTCCACAGCACGAAGTCGAGCGGGTCTTGCTTGGCTTCATCCACTTCGATACGCGCGCCGATGCGCAGGTCTTCGATTTTCTTGCGCGACAGCTTGCCGTAGCCCATGAACTTGGCGACGCGGTAGTACACGTCGCCATTGCCCGGAGCGTAGGCGTAACCCTTGTCGATCAGGGTCTGGATCATCGCGTGCATGCCCGGGATGTGGTCCGTGGCGCGTGGCTCCATGTCCGGTTTGAGGATGTTGAGGCGCGCCTCGTCCTCGTGCATCGCGGCAATCATGCGCTCGGTCAGCGCGTCGAACGACTCGCCGTTTTCATTGGCACGGTTGATGATCTTGTCGTCGATGTCGGTGATGTTGCGCACGTACGTCAAGTCATAGCCGCTGAAACGCAACCAGCGGGTGACCAGGTCGAAAGCCACCATGCTGCGGCCGTGGCCGATGTGGCAGTAGTCGTATACGGTCATGCCGCACACGTACATGCGCACCTTGTTGCCATCCAGCGGCTTGAAGACTTCTTTGGTCTTGCTGAGTGTGTTGTAGATCGTTAGCACGACAATTCCTTCTCTCTAGGCAAAGCCGGTCAGGCCTGCCTGATCACTGGCCCCACGAATCACGCAAGGTCACGGTACGGTTGAATACCGGAG
Proteins encoded in this region:
- a CDS encoding Na+/H+ antiporter subunit G; protein product: MMPLWVEVIVAVLLVSSSVFALIGAIGLLRMKDFFQRMHPPALASTLGAWCVALASIVYFSALKSGPVLHGWLIPILLSITVPVTTLLLARTALFRKRMAGDDVPAEVSSRR
- a CDS encoding Na+/H+ antiporter subunit E, which produces MKRLFPAPWLSLALWLLWLVLNLSVSPGNLLLGALLGVLAPLLMAPLRPLPIRIRRPGVIIRLFFVVGRDVIASNLQVAWGVLTCGTRPPRSRFIKIPLDLRDANGLAALSMITTVVPGTIWSELALDRSILLLHVFDLEDEAAFIEHFKSTYERPLMEIFE
- the cysS gene encoding cysteine--tRNA ligase, which translates into the protein MLTIYNTLSKTKEVFKPLDGNKVRMYVCGMTVYDYCHIGHGRSMVAFDLVTRWLRFSGYDLTYVRNITDIDDKIINRANENGESFDALTERMIAAMHEDEARLNILKPDMEPRATDHIPGMHAMIQTLIDKGYAYAPGNGDVYYRVAKFMGYGKLSRKKIEDLRIGARIEVDEAKQDPLDFVLWKGTKPGEPSWESPWGAGRPGWHIECSVMSTCCLGETFDIHGGGSDLEFPHHENEIAQSEAATGKTYANAWMHCGMIRINGEKMSKSLNNFFTIRDVLAKYHPEVVRYLLVSSHYRSAINYSEDNLKDAKGALERFYHALKGLPVVAPAGGEAFVERFTQVMNDDFGTPEACAVLFEMVREINRLRESDLDAAAGLAARLKELASVLGVLQMEADDFLQAGAEGRVDAAEVDALIQARLNARANKDWAESDRIRDQLTAMGVVLEDGKGGTTWRLADQA
- a CDS encoding Na+/H+ antiporter subunit C, encoding MEEVIAIAIGVLAASGVWLILRPRTFQVVMGLCLLSYGVNLFIFSMGSLFIGKEPIIKDGVPQDLLNYTDPLPQALVLTAIVISFAMTALFLVVLLASRGLTGTDHVDGREPKE
- a CDS encoding K+/H+ antiporter subunit F translates to MSALLSNAILFSLFLFSLAMVLTLVRLFKGPSAQDRVLALDYLYMLAMLMMLVLGIRYASDTYFEAALLIALFGFVGSFALAKFLLRGEVIE
- a CDS encoding monovalent cation/H+ antiporter subunit D, with product MNWVNQLIIAPILLPLLTAALMLMLGEKRRPLKAKINLFSSVLGLGIAVLLLYWTQKGGPGSIGVYLPGNWQVPFGIVLVVDQLSALMLVLTGIIGVSALLFAMARWDRAGTSFHALFQVQMMGLYGAFLTADLFNLFVFFEVLLAASYGLMLHGSGRARVSAGLHYIAINLLASSLFLIGAAMIYGVTGTLNFADLALKIPLVPEADRGLLHAGAAILATAFLAKAGMWPLNFWLAPAYSSASAPVAAMFAIMTKVGVYTVLRLWTLLFSGQAGASALFGGDWLVYGGMATIIGAALAMVAAQRLERMASLSILVSAGILLSAVGFAQPSLTAGALFYLVSSTLALSALFLLAELIERSRSANDLPLDEEIDALPKAMESLHPRPGVNLDDEQQAVVGQVIPWTMAFLGLSFIACALLIIGMPPLSGFIGKLSLLSALINPLGLGVSVDAPIRPAAWGLVVLLVLSGLASLIAFARLGIQRFWTPEERPSPLLRRYECVPIFFLLGLSILLTFKAEPLMRYTQATAVSLNNPEHYVMAVMATRPVPSPEAKSAALEVQP
- a CDS encoding monovalent cation/H+ antiporter subunit A; this encodes MSLIVLLLLPFLGSCLAALLPHNARNTESLLAGLVALVGTVQVALLYPQIAHGGVIREEFMWLPSLGLNFVLRMDGFAWLFSMLVLGIGTLVSLYARYYMSPDDPVPRFFAFFLAFMGAMLGLVISGNLIQIVFFWELTSLFSFLLIGYWHHRADARRGAYMALMVTGAGGLCLLAGVMLLGHIVGSYDLDQVLAAGEQIRAHALYPIMLALVLIGALSKSAQFPFHFWLPHAMAAPTPVSAYLHSATMVKAGVFLLARLWPSLSGSEEWFYIVGGAGAITLLLGAYCAMFQNDLKGLLAYSTISHLGLITLLLGLNSPLAAVAAVFHILNHATFKASLFMAAGIIDHESGTRDIRKLSGLVRLIPFTATLAMVASASMAGVPLLNGFLSKEMFFAETVFISATKWVEITLPVIATIAGTFSVAYALRFTVDVFFGPTATNLPHTPHEPPRWMRAPVELLVFTCLLVGIFPAQMVGSILAAAALPVVGGVLPQYSLAIWHGWNAPMIMSLVAMSCGVVLYLLLRKQLKRGRFDYPPIISYFNGKRGFERCLVVMMRGARKIEKRISTKRLQTQLFLLVLAAVVAGLIPMLHSSLSWGDRPKIPGSIVFVTLWLLAIACAVGAAWQAKYHRLAALTMVSVCGLMTCITFVWFSAPDLALTQLVVEVVTTVLILLGLRWLPRRIEEVSPLPGSLRKARIRRVRDFLLSTVVGGGMALLSYAMLTRQTPNDISSFYLSRALPEGGGSNVVNVMLVDFRGFDTLGEITVLGAVALTVYALLRRFRPSKESMQLPAQQRQLAPDVATDLVNPRQASDTALGFMMVPAVLVRLLLPIALVVSFYLFMRGHNQPGGGFVAGLVMSVAFILQYMVAGTQWVEAQMSLRPMRWMGFGLLSATLTGLGALFVGYPFLTTHTWHFSLPLLGDIHVASALFFDVGVYAMVVGSTLLMLTALGHQSVRAHKPSNQAKVVAATEGAA